Proteins encoded within one genomic window of bacterium:
- a CDS encoding cupin domain-containing protein, producing the protein MTAQGKANRKMRKFVERIHYVKAAVDSRRRATKRAIRSRALRWEDNLHGRSAYIVDSVTGFDSKNLAMFIREIPPGAATGSHHHNFEAVAYVLDGRGHDVHDGKTVRWRAGDGLYIPPMVVHRHVNDDRTRPARLLFIANWPLLNHLGITSFVQLAEKPRAARRRVR; encoded by the coding sequence ATGACGGCGCAGGGGAAGGCGAACCGCAAGATGCGCAAGTTCGTCGAGCGAATCCACTACGTCAAGGCGGCGGTCGACAGCCGCCGGCGCGCGACGAAGCGCGCGATCCGGTCGCGCGCACTGCGCTGGGAGGACAACCTGCACGGCCGCAGCGCGTACATCGTCGACTCGGTTACCGGCTTCGACTCCAAGAACCTGGCCATGTTCATTCGTGAGATTCCGCCGGGCGCGGCCACCGGCTCCCACCACCACAACTTCGAAGCCGTGGCCTACGTGCTGGACGGCCGCGGCCACGACGTGCACGACGGCAAGACCGTCCGCTGGCGAGCCGGCGACGGGCTCTACATTCCGCCGATGGTCGTGCACCGGCACGTCAACGACGATCGGACGCGGCCGGCGCGCCTGCTGTTCATCGCGAACTGGCCGCTGCTCAACCATCTGGGGATCACCAGTTTCGTTCAACTCGCCGAAAAGCCGCGGGCGGCGCGGCGGCGCGTCCGATGA